One region of Bacteroidota bacterium genomic DNA includes:
- the secDF gene encoding protein translocase subunit SecDF, with the protein MQSKGAVKLFAILLALVCLYQLSFTFITRGVENDAREYANGDPAKEKAYLDSINTQPVYPLLGLTYKKCKENEINLGLDLKGGMNVTMEVSLVDLIRSMANNSNDGTFNKALANAQAAQANSQKDFVSLFVDEFQKLDPNGKLAAIFATKELQDRINFNSTNAEVKAVIQKEANAAFDRTYQILKTRIDKFGVTQPNVQKLGNGRILVELPGIKEPDRVRKLLQGTAKLEFWETYDNRDLYPILEQANNALKAIVSADSASLANAKPIITDSLNLNTDTLKSASLTNDTAAADTTKKDLMSQLSADKKDSASQDTTKAGQSFEQFAKDNPLFAVLSPAVQPNEKNQNELRKGPVIGSSFVKDTATVNHYLQMEQVRSKFPREFKALWSVKPIDKEGKVVQLVAIRMPTRDFQAPLDGSAVVDARKQKGQFTDNWEISMTMNAEGARVWKRLTHDNVNKSIAIVLDEYVYSFPNVIQEIAGGSSSITGNFTLEEADDLSNILKVGKLPAPARIVEDTVVGPTLGQEAINSGLLSFVIALILVLLFMVSYYSNAGLIADVALFANVFFIMGILASLGAVLTLPGIAGIVLTIGLSVDANILIFERVREELALGKGIRLAISDGFKHAYSSIIDSNITTLILGIILYVFGTGPIQGFATTLIVGILTSLFSAIFISRLIFDWMLGRNKEVRFWNNATKGAFKNIHINFVEKRKIYYVISSSIIILGIVAFMMKGLNFGVDFQGGRTYVVRFDKEIPTVQVIDALKGPLAKSPEVKTFGASSQVKITTTYLIDDQSIDAEQKVSDKLNEGLKAIPGYTYKILSSQKVGPTIADDIKSSAVWAILVASILMFIYIRIRFKKWQYGLGAVVALLHDAIVVLSFFAIFNGVLPFSLEIDQAFIAAILTVMGYSMTDTVVVFDRIREFVGVHHHAADQKKVINDALNATLSRTINTSLTIFFVLLAIFIFGGEVIRGFTFALLIGIVIGTYSSICIATPIVVDFSKKEPKA; encoded by the coding sequence GGGTGGTATGAACGTAACGATGGAAGTTTCCCTCGTTGACCTCATCCGTTCAATGGCCAACAACAGCAATGACGGTACTTTCAACAAAGCACTCGCGAATGCTCAGGCCGCTCAGGCGAATAGTCAAAAAGATTTCGTGTCCTTGTTTGTGGATGAATTTCAGAAACTCGATCCGAACGGAAAACTTGCCGCCATCTTCGCGACAAAAGAACTTCAGGATCGTATCAATTTCAATTCGACAAATGCTGAGGTAAAAGCAGTGATTCAGAAAGAAGCTAACGCCGCTTTCGATCGTACTTACCAGATCCTCAAAACACGTATCGATAAATTCGGTGTAACACAACCGAACGTACAAAAACTTGGCAATGGACGTATCCTCGTCGAATTGCCTGGTATCAAAGAACCGGATCGTGTACGTAAACTTCTTCAGGGAACAGCGAAACTTGAATTCTGGGAAACATACGACAACCGTGATTTGTATCCGATACTGGAGCAGGCGAACAATGCGCTCAAAGCAATTGTAAGCGCTGATTCGGCTTCCCTCGCCAACGCTAAACCAATTATCACTGATTCACTGAATCTGAACACAGATACATTGAAATCAGCTAGTCTTACCAACGATACCGCAGCAGCTGATACAACGAAAAAAGATCTGATGTCGCAGCTTTCTGCTGACAAAAAAGATTCTGCTTCGCAGGACACAACTAAGGCCGGACAATCATTTGAACAGTTCGCTAAAGACAACCCTCTGTTTGCTGTTCTTTCTCCTGCGGTTCAGCCGAACGAAAAAAATCAGAACGAATTACGCAAAGGTCCGGTTATCGGTTCCTCTTTTGTAAAAGATACTGCTACCGTGAATCACTATCTCCAGATGGAGCAGGTGCGTTCTAAATTCCCTCGTGAATTTAAAGCGCTTTGGTCAGTTAAGCCAATCGATAAAGAAGGCAAGGTTGTTCAGTTGGTTGCGATCCGCATGCCCACCCGTGATTTCCAGGCTCCACTCGACGGTTCTGCTGTTGTGGATGCACGTAAACAAAAAGGTCAGTTCACCGACAACTGGGAAATCAGTATGACGATGAATGCGGAAGGTGCACGTGTGTGGAAGCGTTTGACGCATGACAACGTAAATAAATCCATCGCGATCGTTCTTGATGAATATGTATATTCATTCCCGAATGTAATCCAGGAAATCGCCGGAGGTAGTTCAAGTATTACCGGAAACTTTACACTGGAAGAAGCGGATGACTTATCGAATATTCTGAAAGTAGGTAAACTGCCTGCACCTGCACGTATAGTAGAGGACACTGTTGTTGGACCGACTCTCGGACAGGAAGCGATTAATTCAGGATTGTTATCCTTCGTGATCGCCCTCATCCTTGTGTTGCTGTTCATGGTATCTTATTACAGCAATGCGGGTCTTATCGCCGACGTAGCACTTTTCGCCAACGTATTCTTCATCATGGGTATCCTTGCTTCACTCGGAGCGGTACTCACACTGCCGGGTATCGCGGGTATTGTACTTACGATCGGTCTCTCCGTGGATGCGAACATCCTGATCTTTGAACGTGTTCGGGAAGAGCTTGCACTTGGTAAGGGTATCCGACTCGCGATCAGCGACGGATTCAAACACGCGTATTCTTCCATCATCGACTCCAACATCACAACACTTATCCTTGGTATTATCCTTTACGTATTTGGTACAGGTCCGATCCAGGGATTCGCAACGACGTTGATTGTAGGTATCCTTACCTCACTTTTCAGTGCGATCTTTATCAGCCGTCTGATCTTTGACTGGATGCTTGGAAGAAACAAAGAAGTTCGTTTCTGGAACAACGCGACAAAAGGTGCTTTCAAAAACATCCACATCAATTTCGTTGAAAAGAGAAAGATTTATTATGTGATTTCAAGTTCTATCATCATTCTCGGTATCGTAGCCTTCATGATGAAGGGTCTCAATTTCGGGGTGGATTTCCAGGGAGGTCGTACTTATGTGGTGCGTTTCGATAAGGAAATTCCTACTGTACAGGTGATCGACGCTTTGAAAGGACCACTGGCAAAATCACCGGAAGTGAAAACATTCGGTGCATCCAGCCAGGTGAAAATCACCACTACTTATCTGATCGATGATCAATCTATTGATGCTGAACAAAAAGTAAGTGATAAACTCAATGAAGGACTGAAGGCCATTCCGGGTTATACCTACAAGATTCTGAGTTCTCAGAAAGTAGGACCAACAATTGCCGATGATATCAAGTCTTCCGCGGTGTGGGCCATACTCGTAGCATCTATCCTTATGTTTATCTACATCCGGATCCGGTTCAAAAAATGGCAATATGGTTTGGGTGCGGTAGTCGCTCTCTTGCATGATGCGATTGTGGTACTGTCCTTCTTCGCTATTTTCAATGGAGTTCTTCCATTCTCACTCGAAATAGACCAGGCATTCATCGCCGCGATTCTGACGGTAATGGGGTATTCCATGACAGATACTGTCGTGGTGTTTGACCGGATACGAGAATTCGTAGGTGTACACCACCATGCGGCCGATCAGAAGAAAGTCATCAATGATGCCTTGAACGCAACCCTCAGCCGTACTATCAATACTTCCCTTACGATCTTCTTCGTACTGCTTGCGATCTTCATTTTTGGTGGAGAAGTAATCAGAGGATTTACCTTTGCATTGTTGATCGGTATCGTCATCGGAACTTATTCCTCTATTTGCATTGCGACTCCGATTGTGGTTGATTTCAGCAAGAAAGAGCCCAAGGCTTAA
- a CDS encoding DNA polymerase/3'-5' exonuclease PolX, with protein sequence MSNKELAKAFKLTAQLMELHDENPFKIRSIQNAAFKLERHPVPIETLDPNEIGSIEGVGKSIQTKITDLLTKNSFPEMDEMLKLTPKGVIDMLSIKGIGPKKVRTLWKELGIESTGELLYACNENRLVELKGFGSKTQLQIKQAIEYMEANQGKYLFAVIEPIAQQILQDIRNSGIAEECSYTGEFRRKLEIQEKIELVLVPKEISAVLDFISSHPLIDKDSIRSNEIEIAAVIAGKLPLIIFISDHDHYASLLFRTTANPEHLELLLEKYKLTIPEISESENDIYALANLPYFEPELREGRSEFSLIENGKLPTLIEEKDLKGILHNHTTYSDGAHTLEEMAVYCKGLGYQYLGICDHSKSAFYANGLQPERILKQQEEIDVLNSKLGPFKIFKGIESDILNDGSLDYPDEILNSFDFIVASIHSGLRMDKEKATQRLLKAIENPYTTILGHPTGRLLLAREGYPIDHQKIIDACAANGVIIELNANPYRLDLDWRYIPYALDKNVMISINPDAHRTEGYHDMHYGVCVARKGGLTKSSTFNAFSLEEIEKRFLAKKGSR encoded by the coding sequence ATGTCAAACAAAGAACTCGCCAAAGCATTTAAGCTCACAGCACAGCTGATGGAGCTGCATGACGAGAATCCTTTCAAGATCCGGTCGATTCAGAATGCTGCATTCAAGCTGGAACGTCATCCTGTTCCTATAGAAACTTTGGATCCAAATGAAATTGGAAGTATTGAAGGAGTTGGAAAAAGTATTCAAACAAAAATCACTGATTTACTGACAAAAAATTCCTTTCCTGAAATGGATGAAATGCTCAAACTCACTCCCAAAGGAGTGATTGACATGCTTTCCATCAAAGGTATCGGGCCCAAAAAAGTAAGAACACTCTGGAAAGAACTGGGTATTGAATCTACAGGCGAACTACTTTATGCCTGTAATGAGAACAGGTTGGTTGAATTGAAAGGTTTCGGATCCAAAACTCAGTTGCAAATCAAACAGGCAATTGAATACATGGAAGCGAACCAGGGAAAATATCTTTTCGCTGTCATTGAACCAATCGCTCAGCAAATCTTGCAGGACATCCGCAATAGCGGAATCGCTGAAGAATGCTCCTATACCGGTGAATTCAGAAGAAAACTGGAAATACAGGAAAAGATCGAGCTTGTACTGGTCCCAAAAGAAATTTCTGCTGTATTGGATTTCATTTCCTCTCATCCACTTATTGATAAAGATTCCATCAGGTCTAATGAAATTGAAATTGCCGCTGTGATTGCAGGGAAATTACCTTTGATTATTTTCATCTCTGATCATGACCATTATGCTTCCCTCCTCTTTCGGACAACAGCAAATCCGGAACATCTTGAACTGCTCCTGGAAAAATACAAACTAACGATTCCGGAAATTTCTGAATCGGAAAATGATATTTATGCCCTTGCAAACCTCCCCTACTTTGAACCGGAATTGCGTGAAGGACGCTCAGAATTTTCATTGATTGAAAATGGAAAGCTGCCTACACTCATTGAGGAAAAAGATCTGAAAGGAATTCTGCATAACCATACTACTTATAGCGATGGAGCTCATACGCTGGAAGAAATGGCGGTGTATTGCAAAGGACTGGGTTACCAGTATCTCGGTATTTGTGATCACAGCAAAAGCGCATTTTACGCGAATGGTTTGCAGCCTGAACGGATTTTAAAGCAACAAGAAGAAATTGATGTCCTGAATTCAAAACTTGGTCCATTCAAAATTTTCAAAGGAATTGAATCCGATATCCTGAACGATGGCTCACTGGATTATCCTGATGAAATTTTAAATAGTTTTGATTTCATTGTCGCTTCCATTCATTCAGGATTAAGAATGGATAAGGAAAAAGCGACGCAGCGCCTGTTAAAAGCAATTGAAAATCCTTACACCACCATTCTGGGTCATCCCACCGGACGTTTGTTACTCGCGCGGGAAGGTTATCCAATCGATCATCAGAAGATCATTGATGCTTGCGCAGCCAATGGAGTTATCATTGAATTGAACGCAAACCCCTATCGATTGGATCTTGACTGGAGATACATTCCTTATGCATTAGATAAGAATGTCATGATTTCTATTAATCCGGATGCACACCGTACTGAAGGTTACCACGATATGCATTATGGTGTTTGCGTGGCAAGAAAAGGAGGCTTGACAAAGTCCTCTACATTTAACGCTTTTTCATTGGAAGAAATCGAAAAGCGCTTCCTCGCAAAAAAAGGAAGCAGATAA
- a CDS encoding twin-arginine translocase TatA/TatE family subunit has product MTLLFLNLGGGEIFVILLVVLLFFGSKRIPELAKGLGKGMREFKDAMSGIESEVRNAANDAPPAKTPAVTPPATTTPEEPKKIQE; this is encoded by the coding sequence ATGACACTCTTATTCCTCAACCTCGGCGGTGGTGAAATTTTCGTAATCCTGCTGGTAGTCCTTTTGTTTTTTGGATCCAAGAGAATTCCTGAACTGGCAAAAGGTCTTGGAAAAGGGATGCGTGAATTCAAAGACGCTATGAGCGGAATTGAAAGTGAAGTGAGAAATGCTGCCAATGATGCGCCTCCTGCAAAAACTCCTGCTGTTACTCCACCTGCAACGACTACACCGGAAGAACCTAAGAAAATTCAGGAATAA